A genomic window from Gammaproteobacteria bacterium includes:
- a CDS encoding PQQ-dependent sugar dehydrogenase, producing the protein MNLIPTPKGGLLFLCCLVTAVAQASVEKLAYQEQVVTIGGEHRLARVPKGYQLELLTDVLDGPRLLTFSSNGDLFIGSKSGNVYRLPPPYTSPQILVTLGDYPHSVAFRPDEILIARTDGLYRAPYRPGQKKLAADAVKLLAALPGGGGHNSRTVGVGPDGRVYVSLGISSNCSDQYLGEPYPFNDRRGGIMVLREDGGKAKWETYASGLRNAVGFAWHPATGVLYASNNGPDHLGYEQPPEYFSRIDAGSFHGMPWFQYDGQRIKRDECIKRNPPRPMQDVVAPVATFPSRNAPLGMTFVPQGAMDKALEFNAIVALHGSWGTQPGGGFFGDAATRRPPKIVAVRFQNGQAQRVDDLITGFQLEDGERWARPAGVAIGPDGALYFTSDSDTHGLFRLKRNP; encoded by the coding sequence ATGAACTTGATCCCTACTCCCAAAGGGGGCTTATTGTTTCTCTGCTGCCTCGTCACGGCAGTGGCGCAGGCATCTGTTGAGAAGCTGGCCTATCAGGAACAGGTCGTCACTATTGGCGGGGAGCACCGGCTTGCACGGGTGCCGAAGGGGTATCAGCTTGAGCTTTTGACCGACGTGCTTGATGGTCCACGCCTGTTAACGTTTTCCAGCAACGGCGATCTGTTCATCGGTTCCAAGTCCGGGAATGTGTATCGTTTGCCGCCGCCTTACACCTCCCCCCAGATATTGGTGACGCTGGGCGACTATCCGCACAGTGTGGCGTTCCGGCCGGATGAAATCCTCATTGCCCGCACGGATGGCTTGTATCGTGCACCCTATCGGCCCGGCCAGAAAAAACTTGCAGCAGACGCGGTGAAATTGTTGGCCGCCTTGCCCGGCGGTGGCGGGCACAACAGCCGCACCGTGGGTGTCGGCCCTGACGGGCGGGTATATGTGAGCCTGGGCATCAGCAGCAATTGCAGCGATCAATATCTCGGTGAACCTTATCCGTTTAATGATCGCCGTGGTGGCATTATGGTGTTGCGCGAAGACGGCGGTAAGGCGAAATGGGAGACCTATGCCTCGGGGCTGCGCAATGCCGTGGGGTTTGCCTGGCACCCGGCCACCGGCGTACTATACGCCAGCAATAATGGGCCCGATCATTTGGGTTATGAGCAGCCACCGGAATATTTCAGCCGTATCGATGCCGGCTCATTTCATGGCATGCCCTGGTTTCAATACGACGGTCAACGCATCAAGCGGGATGAGTGCATCAAGCGCAACCCGCCGCGACCCATGCAGGATGTCGTGGCGCCGGTGGCGACCTTCCCGTCGCGCAATGCTCCGTTGGGTATGACCTTTGTGCCGCAAGGCGCGATGGACAAGGCGCTTGAGTTCAATGCCATCGTGGCATTGCACGGTTCCTGGGGAACCCAGCCCGGTGGCGGCTTTTTCGGCGACGCGGCCACGCGGCGGCCGCCGAAGATCGTCGCCGTGCGGTTCCAGAATGGTCAGGCGCAACGGGTCGATGATCTGATCACCGGATTTCAGCTGGAAGACGGCGAACGCTGGGCGCGGCCCGCGGGTGTCGCCATCGGCCCGGATGGCGCGCTGTATTTCACCAGTGATAGCGACACCCATGGGCTATTTCGCCTTAAAAGGAATCCATAG
- a CDS encoding efflux RND transporter periplasmic adaptor subunit, whose translation MNTKKLLWNKFTLVLVLAAIGAAGFSLWQKGNQKSSGERYKTQAVESGAITQTVSANGTLNPVVLVSVGTQVSGTVKKLYVDFNDKVKEGEVLMELDAALYEAQSRQSEANVNSAQAALELAAANEVRSRGLYAQEYISKQELDQAVQSLKSARAQLALARAQHERDLTNLGYSVIRSPVSGVVVAREVDVGQTVAASFQTPTLFKIAQDLRRMQIDSSFAEADIGNIKEDQAVRFTVDAFPNKSFEGTVKQVRLNPTTQQNVVTYNVVVSVDNPEQILMPGMTAYVNIIVAQRKNALLVPNAALRFKPQDTAAQGERRKGKENKREGAAGTVYVLENNQLKPVNTATGITDNRYTEVLSGELKAGNQVVVEDTQLSSGANQNQLPSTFRMRMF comes from the coding sequence ATGAATACCAAAAAACTGCTATGGAACAAATTCACCCTTGTGCTGGTGCTCGCGGCTATCGGCGCCGCCGGTTTTTCTCTCTGGCAGAAAGGAAACCAGAAATCTTCCGGCGAACGCTACAAGACTCAAGCCGTTGAGTCCGGCGCCATCACTCAGACGGTCTCGGCGAATGGCACGCTGAATCCGGTGGTATTGGTCAGTGTGGGGACGCAAGTATCGGGGACGGTGAAGAAGCTCTATGTGGATTTCAACGACAAGGTTAAAGAGGGCGAGGTGCTGATGGAGCTCGACGCGGCGCTCTATGAAGCGCAGTCCAGACAGAGCGAGGCGAACGTGAACAGCGCTCAGGCGGCGCTCGAACTTGCCGCTGCGAATGAAGTCAGGAGCCGCGGGCTCTACGCGCAGGAGTACATCTCGAAACAGGAACTCGACCAGGCGGTGCAGTCGCTCAAATCTGCCCGCGCTCAGCTTGCGCTCGCCAGGGCGCAACATGAAAGAGATCTCACCAATCTCGGCTACAGCGTCATCCGCTCGCCGGTGTCCGGCGTCGTGGTCGCGCGCGAGGTGGACGTGGGGCAAACCGTGGCGGCGAGTTTCCAGACGCCAACCTTGTTCAAGATCGCCCAGGACCTGCGCCGGATGCAAATTGACTCCAGCTTCGCCGAGGCGGACATCGGCAATATTAAAGAAGACCAGGCGGTGCGGTTTACGGTGGATGCCTTCCCGAACAAGTCCTTCGAAGGCACGGTCAAACAGGTGCGGCTAAATCCCACCACCCAGCAGAATGTGGTCACCTACAACGTGGTGGTGAGCGTGGACAACCCGGAACAAATCCTGATGCCGGGCATGACCGCCTACGTCAACATCATCGTGGCTCAGCGCAAGAATGCGCTGCTGGTTCCGAATGCTGCGCTGCGCTTCAAGCCGCAGGACACCGCTGCCCAGGGTGAGAGGCGCAAAGGCAAGGAGAACAAGCGCGAGGGTGCGGCAGGCACCGTTTATGTGCTGGAAAATAATCAGCTCAAGCCCGTGAACACTGCCACCGGCATCACCGACAATCGCTACACCGAAGTACTATCCGGGGAACTCAAGGCCGGGAACCAGGTGGTGGTGGAAGACACGCAGCTATCCAGTGGCGCGAATCAGAATCAGCTCCCCAGCACGTTCAGAATGCGAATGTTCTGA
- a CDS encoding ergothioneine biosynthesis protein EgtB codes for MKLLAAFKPRLSEHLDKATLQDRFRAVRGLTEALCQSLADDDYQIQSMPDVSPPKWHLAHTGWFFENFLLICFLPRYPLFDPRFGYLFNSYYETVGSFHPRPQRGLLSRPTVTEVYRYRSHVDQHVYRLIESASAEEWKTISSLLDLGLNHEQQHQELLLTDIKYNFACNPLRPAYQAPTPAGVITAAPPLQWRDYEGGLYRIGHSGEEFAFDNERPRHRVYLENYRLASRPVTNGEYIEFIEAGGYQRPEYWLSDGWRAVQSQIWAAPLYWVRDGGRWQVMTLSGMREMAGHEPVCHVSYYEADAYARWAGKRLPAEAEWEHAAARLSVEGNFLESGRLHPASAGMDTQSPAQMYGDVWEWTQSPYTAYPGYRPETGALGEYNGKFMCSQIVLRGGSCASSAAHLRATYRNFFPPEARWQFSGLRLAEDAG; via the coding sequence ATGAAGCTACTCGCCGCATTCAAGCCTCGCCTAAGTGAGCATCTGGATAAGGCCACCCTCCAGGATCGCTTCCGGGCGGTGCGCGGGTTGACCGAGGCCCTCTGTCAGTCACTCGCCGACGATGACTATCAGATCCAGTCCATGCCTGATGTCAGTCCGCCCAAGTGGCATCTCGCCCATACCGGTTGGTTCTTCGAGAATTTTCTGCTGATTTGTTTCTTGCCGCGTTACCCGCTGTTTGATCCCCGGTTTGGATATCTGTTCAATTCTTATTATGAGACGGTGGGGAGTTTTCATCCTCGCCCGCAGCGTGGATTGTTGTCGCGGCCCACGGTTACGGAAGTCTATCGCTACCGCAGCCATGTAGATCAGCACGTGTATCGGCTCATCGAGTCGGCCAGTGCCGAAGAATGGAAAACGATCTCGTCATTGCTTGATCTGGGTCTCAATCATGAACAACAGCATCAGGAGCTGTTGCTGACCGACATTAAATATAACTTTGCCTGTAACCCCCTGCGGCCGGCCTATCAGGCACCCACGCCCGCCGGTGTGATCACTGCTGCGCCGCCGTTGCAATGGAGAGACTACGAGGGAGGGCTGTACCGGATAGGCCACAGCGGTGAAGAGTTTGCCTTCGATAATGAACGGCCGCGCCACCGCGTCTATCTGGAAAATTACCGGCTGGCCTCGCGGCCGGTGACCAATGGGGAGTACATTGAGTTCATCGAGGCGGGAGGCTATCAGCGGCCTGAGTATTGGTTATCCGACGGCTGGCGCGCGGTGCAGTCGCAAATCTGGGCGGCGCCGCTCTATTGGGTGCGCGATGGAGGACGCTGGCAGGTGATGACCTTGTCGGGCATGCGCGAGATGGCCGGGCACGAGCCGGTTTGTCACGTGAGCTATTACGAGGCCGATGCCTATGCGCGCTGGGCGGGCAAGCGTCTGCCCGCCGAGGCGGAGTGGGAGCACGCCGCCGCGCGATTAAGCGTGGAGGGAAATTTTCTCGAATCGGGGCGGTTGCATCCTGCTAGTGCAGGCATGGACACGCAGTCACCGGCGCAAATGTACGGCGATGTCTGGGAGTGGACGCAAAGCCCTTATACGGCCTATCCGGGTTACCGGCCGGAGACCGGGGCGCTCGGCGAGTACAACGGAAAATTCATGTGCAGCCAGATAGTGCTGCGCGGCGGCTCATGCGCGAGCTCCGCCGCGCATCTGCGCGCGACCTACCGAAATTTCTTTCCGCCCGAAGCGCGCTGGCAGTTTTCCGGCCTGCGCCTCGCGGAGGACGCCGGATGA
- a CDS encoding TolC family protein gives MRTKLATLATALTLSVSTALADLADPFATGDLTAKSQAASINKPVMLSPCDFANTDKAPLSLPDVVERALCNNPQTREAWANARAQAAQVGVSGSAYLPSINATGSLTHNETSSATYNQQNVGLSLGYLLYDFGGRDATLENAKQVLAAVNATQDATIQSVFLSAVLAYYQLFATQAAVDSTKQAEKSSFESFNAAAARYGVGAGTPADKLQAQTAYSQAVLNRIRAEGDARNAQGSLANVMGLDANQALEIAPPLARTPDEQFEEDVARLIEEARKNRPDLAAAEAQIKAAQANVEAVKASGMPSVSLTTNLNHNDTTLSSTANSSALGVSVSIPLFTGFNTTYRTQAAQAQVETRTAQRDRLSQQVALDVWRAYQGLITQTQSLKTSTGLVASASQSERVALGRYKAGVGNILDVLTAQSALASARQQNIQALYGWYTARSTLAQAAGQLDFTTIDSSQR, from the coding sequence ATGAGGACAAAATTGGCAACGCTTGCAACGGCTCTGACGCTCAGCGTCTCAACCGCGCTGGCGGATCTGGCGGACCCTTTCGCAACCGGAGACCTGACCGCCAAATCGCAGGCGGCAAGCATCAACAAGCCTGTCATGCTCTCGCCTTGCGACTTCGCTAATACGGACAAAGCGCCGCTGTCGCTACCCGACGTGGTGGAGCGCGCGCTGTGCAACAATCCGCAAACCCGTGAGGCATGGGCGAACGCACGGGCGCAGGCGGCGCAAGTCGGCGTGAGCGGATCGGCCTATTTGCCATCCATTAACGCCACCGGTTCGTTAACCCACAACGAGACCAGCAGCGCGACGTATAACCAGCAGAACGTGGGGCTGTCTCTCGGCTATTTGCTTTACGATTTTGGCGGGCGCGACGCCACCTTGGAAAACGCCAAGCAGGTGCTCGCCGCGGTCAATGCCACGCAGGACGCCACCATCCAGTCCGTGTTTCTGTCCGCGGTGCTGGCGTATTATCAGCTCTTCGCCACGCAGGCTGCCGTGGATTCCACCAAGCAAGCGGAGAAATCCAGCTTTGAGAGTTTTAACGCCGCCGCTGCCCGCTATGGCGTGGGCGCAGGCACGCCGGCGGACAAATTGCAGGCGCAGACCGCCTACTCGCAAGCGGTGCTGAACCGCATCCGCGCGGAGGGGGATGCCAGGAATGCGCAAGGCTCTCTCGCCAACGTCATGGGACTCGATGCGAACCAGGCGTTGGAAATTGCACCCCCGCTGGCGCGAACGCCGGACGAGCAGTTCGAGGAGGATGTCGCCCGGCTGATTGAGGAAGCGCGCAAGAACAGGCCCGATCTCGCCGCTGCGGAGGCGCAAATCAAGGCGGCCCAGGCCAACGTCGAGGCGGTGAAGGCCTCCGGCATGCCCAGCGTTTCGCTCACCACCAATCTCAATCACAACGACACGACCCTCTCCAGCACCGCTAACAGTTCCGCGCTGGGAGTCTCGGTCAGCATCCCGCTGTTTACCGGCTTCAACACCACGTACCGCACCCAGGCCGCGCAAGCGCAGGTCGAAACCCGCACGGCGCAGCGCGACCGCCTGAGCCAGCAGGTGGCCCTCGATGTGTGGAGGGCGTATCAGGGCCTGATTACGCAAACCCAATCTCTGAAAACCAGCACCGGCCTGGTGGCGAGCGCGTCCCAATCGGAGCGTGTGGCGCTGGGCCGCTACAAGGCGGGGGTGGGGAACATTCTGGACGTGTTGACCGCCCAAAGCGCACTGGCGAGCGCGCGCCAACAGAATATTCAGGCCTTGTACGGCTGGTACACCGCCCGGTCAACGCTCGCGCAGGCCGCGGGACAACTGGACTTTACCACTATTGACTCGTCTCAGAGATGA
- a CDS encoding ABC transporter ATP-binding protein, whose protein sequence is MGSEPVIRVERLCKQYETAAGAVPVLKDISLTIYPGEFVAVMGPSGSGKSTFMNILGCLDVPTSGTYILNGKDVDTLDTDQLARLRNEVIGFVFQGFNLLPRANLENNVALPLVYRGANNSERSAQALEMLEKVGLKGYGNSMSNQISGGQQQRAAIARALVNRPRLILADEPTGNLDTTTSREIMNLFMRLNKEDGITIVLVTHEHDIASYAKRLVRFVDGRIVHDGAMTHTEEAHA, encoded by the coding sequence ATGGGAAGCGAACCCGTCATACGCGTGGAACGGCTGTGCAAGCAGTACGAAACCGCGGCGGGCGCCGTGCCGGTGCTCAAAGACATCAGCCTCACTATTTATCCGGGAGAGTTTGTCGCCGTCATGGGGCCGTCCGGCTCGGGCAAGTCCACCTTCATGAACATCCTGGGATGCCTGGATGTCCCCACCAGCGGCACTTATATACTCAACGGCAAGGACGTGGACACGCTGGACACCGACCAGTTGGCCCGGCTCAGAAACGAGGTAATCGGTTTCGTGTTTCAGGGTTTCAATCTACTGCCGCGCGCCAACCTGGAGAACAACGTGGCGCTGCCGCTGGTCTATCGTGGCGCCAACAACTCTGAGCGTAGCGCACAGGCCCTCGAGATGCTTGAAAAGGTGGGCCTGAAGGGCTACGGGAATTCCATGTCAAACCAGATTTCCGGCGGGCAGCAGCAGCGCGCAGCGATTGCCCGCGCACTGGTGAACCGTCCCCGGCTCATCCTGGCGGACGAGCCGACCGGCAACCTCGACACGACGACCAGCCGGGAGATCATGAATCTCTTTATGCGGCTCAACAAAGAGGACGGGATAACCATCGTTCTGGTCACCCACGAACACGACATCGCGTCCTACGCCAAGCGGCTGGTGAGGTTTGTAGATGGCCGTATCGTGCACGATGGCGCCATGACTCATACCGAGGAGGCGCACGCATGA
- the kdsB gene encoding 3-deoxy-manno-octulosonate cytidylyltransferase: MEFSVIIPARYASTRLPGKPLREIAGKPLIEHVLRCAQASGAEQVIVATDDERIAQVVKKLGAQVCMTAAQHRSGTERLAEVVSTMRLSKDRIIVNLQGDEPLVPPRIIHQVAENLESHPSASVATLCTALEHASDLFDPHVVKVVRDREDYALYFSRAPIPWDRSAFADDDVRELPHPHYFRHIGIYAYRAGFIQEYVNWPECELEKAEALEQLRVLWNGRKIHVAEALALPGPGVDTEADLTRAEALLASAKDG, translated from the coding sequence GTGGAGTTTAGCGTCATCATCCCGGCGCGCTACGCCTCTACGCGTCTGCCCGGAAAACCGTTGCGCGAAATCGCCGGCAAACCGCTTATTGAACATGTACTGCGCTGCGCGCAGGCGAGCGGTGCGGAGCAGGTGATAGTCGCCACCGATGATGAGCGCATCGCGCAGGTTGTGAAAAAGCTGGGCGCGCAGGTGTGTATGACCGCAGCGCAACATCGCTCCGGCACCGAACGCCTGGCCGAAGTGGTCAGCACGATGCGTCTCTCCAAGGATCGTATCATCGTCAATCTGCAAGGTGATGAGCCGCTCGTCCCGCCGCGCATCATTCACCAGGTCGCGGAGAACCTTGAAAGCCATCCATCCGCCAGCGTGGCGACGCTGTGCACCGCGCTGGAACACGCCTCCGATCTGTTCGATCCGCATGTTGTTAAAGTAGTGAGAGACAGAGAAGATTACGCGCTGTATTTCAGCCGCGCGCCGATACCTTGGGACCGCAGCGCCTTTGCCGATGACGACGTGCGCGAACTGCCGCACCCGCATTACTTCCGGCACATCGGCATCTACGCCTACCGCGCCGGTTTCATCCAGGAGTATGTGAACTGGCCGGAGTGCGAGCTGGAGAAGGCCGAGGCCCTGGAGCAACTGCGTGTGCTGTGGAACGGCCGCAAGATCCATGTCGCCGAGGCCTTGGCGCTGCCGGGGCCAGGGGTGGACACCGAGGCGGACCTGACGCGCGCCGAGGCGTTGCTGGCATCAGCCAAGGATGGGTAG
- a CDS encoding ABC transporter permease — MIGAMLAEAWHAMGANRLRTFLTMLGMVIGVGAVILMLAIGRGAQFQVDQSIASMGSNLFIILSGSSTTGGVRLGTGAAPTLTLGDAQAIAELPTIAAVAPTVSGGAQIVYGQNNWGTQVLGTTPSYLEVRDWRLAAGYPFTDSDVRSATRVALVGQTAVKNLFGDEEPVGKTIRIKQSPYLVIGVLAVKGQSLDGRDQDDTILIPVTTAQRKLFGTQFHGSVRVIVAQATAPEAMAEAERSMNDLLRQRHHLQEETESDFSVRNLTAIANTAAQTARVMSLMLGAIASISLVVGGIGIMNIMLVSVTERTREIGIRMAVGARQRDILMQFLLEAIIISVVGCLVGVILGVGGAVLANKITETAVVITLSSVIMAFLVAAGVGIFFGFYPANKAARLKPIDALRYQ, encoded by the coding sequence ATGATAGGCGCGATGCTCGCCGAGGCGTGGCATGCGATGGGCGCGAACCGGCTGCGCACGTTTCTCACCATGCTCGGCATGGTGATCGGCGTCGGCGCCGTCATTCTGATGCTGGCCATCGGACGTGGTGCGCAGTTTCAAGTGGACCAGTCCATCGCCTCGATGGGTAGCAACCTGTTCATCATCCTGTCGGGTTCCTCGACTACAGGCGGCGTGCGGCTAGGAACCGGAGCGGCGCCCACCCTTACCCTGGGCGACGCACAGGCCATCGCGGAGCTGCCCACTATCGCTGCGGTCGCGCCCACCGTGTCCGGCGGCGCGCAGATCGTGTACGGGCAAAACAACTGGGGCACGCAGGTGCTCGGAACCACACCGAGCTACCTGGAGGTGCGCGACTGGCGGCTCGCCGCCGGCTATCCCTTCACCGACTCGGACGTGCGCTCAGCCACGCGTGTTGCGCTCGTGGGGCAGACCGCCGTAAAGAATCTGTTCGGCGATGAGGAGCCGGTCGGCAAGACGATTCGAATCAAACAGAGCCCCTACCTCGTCATCGGGGTTCTGGCGGTGAAGGGGCAAAGCCTGGACGGGCGAGATCAGGACGACACCATCCTCATTCCGGTCACCACCGCGCAACGAAAACTCTTCGGCACCCAGTTTCACGGCAGCGTGCGCGTCATCGTGGCGCAGGCTACTGCACCGGAGGCCATGGCGGAGGCCGAACGCTCAATGAACGATTTGCTGCGCCAGCGGCATCATTTGCAGGAAGAAACGGAAAGCGATTTCAGTGTGCGGAATCTGACCGCGATCGCCAACACGGCGGCGCAAACCGCTCGCGTCATGTCGCTCATGCTGGGAGCGATTGCCTCCATATCGCTGGTCGTCGGAGGCATCGGCATCATGAACATCATGCTGGTGTCCGTCACCGAGCGCACGCGCGAAATCGGCATTCGCATGGCCGTCGGCGCCCGGCAGCGGGATATTCTGATGCAGTTTCTGCTGGAAGCCATCATCATTTCCGTAGTGGGCTGCCTGGTGGGAGTGATTCTGGGCGTGGGCGGCGCGGTGCTGGCAAATAAAATCACCGAGACCGCCGTGGTCATCACCCTGAGTTCCGTTATCATGGCCTTCCTGGTCGCCGCCGGCGTGGGGATCTTCTTCGGCTTTTATCCCGCCAACAAGGCGGCCCGCCTGAAACCCATTGATGCGCTGAGATACCAGTGA